GCAATTCTAAAATAATGTTGTTACTAAAAGTATCTGCAAGACATGTTCGAAAATAAACCTTTCCAAAGGAGAAGGCTACTTATGCAGGAAGGCCAATCGCGCGAATGATAGGTCAAACTTGTACGGATCGGACTTTGGATGAAGATTTACAATGGCTTAACATTAATAACTTAACACCCACTTCCTTTGGACATGAAATCAATTTACAGACAAACGTATACTACAGAAACATCAGGCACTTGCTTTGTTCTTAGTACAAACAAAGACGACATTAACACTTGACATTATGTTTCTTCTTTATAACTTCAGTAAATGCTAAAGAaggaattttaatttattaccgGCTTCGAATTCATGGCCCCTTTCCGTCCATCAATTCAACATGCATTTCCAACTAGGCCAACCCTGTCTGCCTCTCCCACCTGAGGTCCGAAGAGAATTGAGAGAGTGCAGCTCGAGGATCACCATTTGAAATGGACAAATAGTATTGAGCAGTTCCATCATCAACATGCATGCTTCTCTTTAAGGAGTCAATCACCCTTCTCTTGCCCCGATCGGAGGTCACTCTATTCAACAATGTTCCAGGCTTACTCTCAGGCTTGCCATCAAGATACAGCACTGCCACTTCACGCTTTGCGTAGGTGTCCAACTCTATATAGCATGTTCCATTTATAAGAATGTCCGGATTGCTTACAGGGATCAATAGCCTCTCTCTGGAATAAATCCCATGGTCACTCATCATGTTATTCAGGCGCTTAATGTCCGTAACCTACAAATACAAACAACGTATATATTTAACCAGCAATTCACTTAATATGGAGCTGAAGACAAAGTTAATGTTGGTACACTAAAAGAAACATTTACAACAGAAAGGGGAATCGGAAACCCTGAAGGAAAACTCCATGTAGAGAAACCATAATGCTAAACCTTGAAGCAGAAAATTTACAGTTGCATCTCTCACTTCACTCTTAGTTTTATCTATGCACGCATCAAAGGTTAAACAGAAAGAATTCATTTTAATCGCCAAATATTTAAAAGGGATCAGAAAGTAATAAATCTTCTACGACATTTGAACTGAATATAGGAGAATGTTATTCTTGTGATTATTAgtagaatataataaattatattattgcaTTCTAGACACACAGTAAGTGAAATAATAGACTTTCATTTAATTCTTGTTTCTTTATGTTCAAATTGCATTCCATAAGTACAGATCTGGTTCGTGAACAGATATGCTGTGAGAAAGAGCTGCATATTTTCAGAATCTATTGCAGAAGCTGCAGGACGCAAGGTAGAATCATTACTAATGAAGTAATTAAAGCATGTGATGCAGGAGAGTAAGTCCCTTGAAATAAGAAGGTGATCTTAAAAGCTTTATATGAACAACCATCAGATGATTTCTGGGACTATGTTACTTTTCAGCATCCTTCTACCTTTGACACTTTTAGCAATAGCCAAAGATCTTATCACTTTTAGCAAGGCTTGGAAGCAGGGCTATTGCTTTATGGTCTTCCAGGTGGCAAATCCACCATGATAGCTTCCATGGCTAATCTTTTAGGCTATGATATCTATGATCTTGAGTTgacaacaataaaaaaacaacataagAGCTGGGGGAcacttttaattaatacaaaagGTAAATCTATCATTCTTGTTGCTGACATAGACTGATCACTTGATTGTACAAGATGCAGGTAAAAGGCAAGGCAACAATAGGGCTAATccaattgtgaaaaaaaatctaaagatgAAGAGGAAAAGGCTACTGGTGAAAGCAAAGATTACATTATCTGGTTATCCATATTGTGTTGATGGAACTGGTTTTCTTGTGAAGGAGAAAGGATAGATGTGCAAATTATCATATTGCTGCTTTGAAGCATTCAAAGTCAAAATGTTAAGAGtactcaaaaaataaataaaaaggtttgCAACAGAAAAGGGAATTGGAATTCCTAAAGATTAATTCCATGAAATGGCTGTTGCATCTCTCATTTCACCAAAACACCAAATACTAATCAGTGATAAAGTTATTTGAGCTATCTTAGTAACCAAAACCAGAAACTCTCAAGTCCTCAACCAAATATAACACAAATCAAACCCTGTCTTTTCCTATCCCTTTAGCCTTAAGGCTTACGCCTTCCTAATCTTCATCTCCATCCAAGTCTTAAATTACCATTAGCAGCATAACACACAAATTGCAAATGTATACAGGAAAAACATTGACATTCAAACAAGTTAATTATAATATACTGTTCATGTCAGTAAAATGCAATTCAACTCTTACCTTTTAGTattatcaattcaatttcaataaaagACAATCTTACTATACAGAAAACAAAAGATTGACCAAAAAAGAATCATAAATTCCTCATTTTTACCTGATTCAAGTTTTACCCTTTAGTACAAATTCagctataaaaaaaaaatttcccaagCAAATCCCTTAATTTTCTCGTCAAATAAAAAATACCCATATTTTGGTTTACCTGAGAAGAGTACTTAACGGCAAGACTAGCAACAGTCTCCCCTCTCAAAATCCGATGCGAGATAGCGAACTTCCCAATCCCATTATCTCTCCAGAAACTTCTCGAACTGGGCGTCCCCACCACATCGAGAAGCTTCCAAGGAGCCTTGAATGCCTCcacaaccatattgtcatcgGAAGCGACGGCGTTCCAGGTCTTGCATACGCAGCTGGCACGTGCCAAATCCGCGAGAGAAAGCTTCTCGAAAATGAGCCGGAGAGTGTCCCGACACGTGAGAGCTGCGAAATGGGAATTCATCGGGGAGATGGTGGCAGTTGAATCGATAAGGATGGGATTGGAGGAGAAGGAATTCAGGGGGCTGGTGAGGGTTGATTCGTCATCGTTTTCATCGCAGCAACAACTCATTTTTGCACACAGAGAATATCAAATTTCTGCTTTTTTTCCCTTATATTTAGCTAACTGTCAACCAATCATTTTGAATCAGTCTATATATCCGGGTCATAAACCCATTTATTTTGCGAACCAAAAAGTCTTGGCCATTGAATCAGCCCGTTAAATGTTCTTTGGGCTTAATTGAAGTAAATATTCAGTtgcttgattttcaaattttaattgatataaaaatttaatcacaattttttctttttcccaaaatttacAAGCAGATAATAACctataaactaaaattcatGCGTAACGGTTAAAAACCTAtgcatataattatatatgataaattttaatctcGATATTTAGAACCCAAAATTATTATCGTTAACAATTGTATCATAGAGGTGCTCGTGGATGCGGacttaagcatgatattaatatattttaggtataatgatttatttggccttccaactttacaaaaatgttattttagtcCTCCATTTAAATTTTCGTCTCTTTTAATTCTTGAACTTgcattgtttgtcaaattaCCTCAAAATGGATGTATGTTAACATTGCTGATGTTACATCCATGTGTATATTactttagtaattaattaatttttaaaaagattaaaaaaacaatatttttttattttttaataatttttaatttttaaaataattttataatgcttttaaatattaattaattaattagtatttaaatattagagaACTTGGGTCGAGGCCCTCTGGCTCTAACGAGGCTCAGCCTCCGTCTAAGCCATCGACATAGTTGGGGTGAGCAAAGTCCAAGGGTTGTATTGGGCCTCAGTCATGGAAGCAGCCAGCATTAATGCGTCAATAGGAGTATATAATGGTATATTCCTTCAAATCTCTTGGCTTTAGAAGATTACTATGTCCCCCAGCTTTAATCTCTCTACAAATATACCTGAATAGACTTTGTATTTTACAGCCATGTTGATACACAATAAGAGAGATGATGATGGTGGTTAATTGTGGTTCACATGATTATGTCGAGAGTTTTGGAGGATAGTTCCaagagttaaaagaaaatgattagaAGGTTCTTCTGGTACTTAATCCAGCAGAGTTTAGATATAAAAATGATGTCTTAGGAGAATACGATGAATGAAAAGAAGGCTTATATGCTGTAAGGGTTTCTTTTAAGATAAGTGTACTCTTGGAGAAAGCAATTAGTTAAGTTATGATGGATTTTTAACATGTGAATTTAGATGTGATTGGATGATTTATTGTCTTATTGATGGCTCATCATGTGAGAGTGATGCCTGGCACTCGTCCATGTGTTATACATGCATGAGACTACTATTGATTAAAGAAATAACCTAAATCTTATAAATATGGCGATCTACATCGTCTAGCAAGAGAGCCCATTTGAATGAAGCGGTTTTTCAATTATGAGTTTGGCGAGCTACTCGTTTTTTTATTGGGGCCATTGACTTGGGCAAAGTTATTCCAAAAAACAATTGCAAATTATGAAGTGATATTCGTAGAGACAAATTTGAGTTTGACGATGAATACaatataatagtttaatttttagataattgaaaattttcttattcaataATAGTACCAAAGTTATTTAAAGATCTATATTCATAGAGGTATCAAGTTCAAAACTTGAGCAGGTTCTATAAGCTTTTCTCAAATCGAGAAATAAGATCTTGAGGTTGCATTTTGCAACAAAATAtgacattaaaaaaaagaaagataatgcgttttttttttataacgCTTCTCATCAAGTTGATTTATCTATGTCACaatatgttttcaatttttgcctaaatttttttcatatacttttatttgtatttgatttatatttgaatactgaaacatataaacataaagCTCATCTTTTAACGTAAAGAATTTTTTCCACAGTTTTTATCTTAGTAAAGTTATAACAAGATTGATCAATAAAACTTgtaattctctttgttcttctttaccctctttattatttattgcataacccatattaaattttagtattattgtttaaatttgaacCTGAATCAAATATTGTTATTTGTCATGGTTCAGATCTCTAAATCAAATATCAGTTagtgaaaaaaaagggggaaataACATGGAAAAGGAGAAGATTAAAGTTCAAACACCAAgttcattttatgattttagaaaTGCTTAAAAGCCTATAACATATTACTACTGAGTTGGATGCAAgggaaagaaatgaaaagaaaataaagggcAGTCACTGGTTTTCTAACATTTCCCAATTACATCTTCTTCACAATGGCTTCAAGAAATCCGCAAGCCAAATGACTCTTCACTTCTTGGTTATTGACCGGACCAGGTAGCCGGAATGAGACGGTGAAGGGTCCCGGTGGGCCTAGATTTTGTGTCAGCATACGAAAGACTCCAGATTCGTTGGATACTATCTGCTCCCCCGTAGTCAGTATACCCTGTATTGTAACCTTACCATCTGCTCTAATCACACAATTGAATTCTCCTGCACTCGTAAACTCAGATTCTCATTTTTCATCCCACCAAAATAGAGATAACAAAGTAGATAGAAACATGAATATGATGATTCAAACTTTTTCTAACAGagaattcaatttaaatgaACATCACAACTAGATTAGCTTCAATCACAAATCCTGGAATAGAGGTTTAATGGCATGAACCATTGCCACAGCCCTTCCATCTCTTAATCAAAGAGATGAGGTTTAGCAATCATGAGGAGAGTGATTGATCTTAAACACTAAAGGAACTTACTTTTATCCATGGATACCCCAGGAAGGGAAACACGGAAATAGTATGAATCCTTCAATTCACCAATTTCCACTTTTCCAATAAGTGGTCCCATTGATCCAGTGGCTGCAGCACCAGTTAGTGCAACTCCATTGTTGGTAGCATCTATCATTTCATTCAACACTTCCCTGGTTGATTGTGAAGGCAAAAATATCATAGCTGGACTGTTTTTTTCCACGGCCTCTGCATTCTCTTCGGTTGGTGAAGAAAGCATATCACCTGGATTAGTTGGACCCATGGGATCAGGCACATAAGTTTCACCTGTTGTCCTTTCAGACCTGCCAGAAGACATATAGAACGTCATgtttatttttgaagaaattagaaaTAGACCTTGTCTTGTTTAATAATCCATTTGAAAGAACATATAGGGAATCTTATGGAAATAGAACATGGAGAaacacacaccatagatatcAGTTATTTAAGACATACAGGAAATCCTCACTCACAAGAATCAAATTTCTCAAACAACACTGAAAACAAATATTGAAGCCAGAGACAGGGTTAAAGAAAAAATCTCAAACTAGACACATAAAGAAAACATGCATCAAATCACCCATAACATactgaaacaaaagaaaaaaacacatttGAAGTAGTTTTTCTCAAACCTTGGAAACTCATTGTTGAGATCAAGGGTTGtcaagttttcaaaaaaatcatttcctCCTTCACCACTGCTCACACCCTGAGAACTCATTGGCAGGAAAGTATGTTTTCTTAAAGGATGCTTCTTAAACTTAGTGTAGGTTATGGCTGAACCTTACAACTGCAGCTTATATAATGTCACTGCCTTAAAGCAAGACCACTTTCCAAATGCACTCATTTATTATTCCCCTTAGAAATATTAATAAGTCCTTCATTACCTtggatttttttccttttacagCAAATTTCTCAGATTCCCTATTTAATAGCATATATAAACTTCCAAGTAATACAGCTGTTTAGTTGCTCTTATCAAAACCAGGAAGATATGTGCGTTACGCGCGTGTAACGCACACATAAAAGAATGAATGAAGTTAGTtgaatttgtaagttttaaATCAGGAAGCATCTACTAACTCGTGTAACATTACACATTCACACAAAGTGCAGCCATATTTGGCTTTCGCAAATGGAAAACACGTGCATAACATGCATGTGATTCCCTAATTTTCAATTGGCTCTTCAAATGGACAACAAGTGCACGGCATGCACgccatttataattttcaagGAACTCTTCAAATAGTTAACACAGGCATAGCATAGCTTTCCTAATAGAAGCCTACTTATGCTACCATAAATAAAAGAGCTCTTCAACCACACAATCAATGATTCACATCCATCATTCTAAGACACTCTCTATTATGCATTTGATGTTTAGTTGGGAGAATGGTGAAGGAAAGATAAGTAATACACAAAGCACTAGCATATGAAGTTTTCTTTAGACAACATGGTGAAGAGTGATTAAGGTTAGATTGTATCGGACTTAGATATATCAATTTATTGAtgttaattcaaacataaattaaaccaTAGATGCACTTATGCATTGTAATCCATGTACATACATCTTACTTCACAGGTGTCTCTACCTATTTCAGAGAGAGAGGCAAACCCGGACAAAAACCTTGTATaaatttaagagaaatattattttgtagGAATCCTTCAGATTAAGTAATGATTtgcaatatcaaattttattttaaaaagtaaaacttCTTATTTAGAAAGTCCTTCAACCTACCTTTCAGATCTCACACAAACTATATTACACGAAGTCTCttcattttaactaaaaaaaaattcagacacTTCATGGAT
The Gossypium raimondii isolate GPD5lz chromosome 8, ASM2569854v1, whole genome shotgun sequence DNA segment above includes these coding regions:
- the LOC105792531 gene encoding F-box protein At1g55000, whose product is MSCCCDENDDESTLTSPLNSFSSNPILIDSTATISPMNSHFAALTCRDTLRLIFEKLSLADLARASCVCKTWNAVASDDNMVVEAFKAPWKLLDVVGTPSSRSFWRDNGIGKFAISHRILRGETVASLAVKYSSQVTDIKRLNNMMSDHGIYSRERLLIPVSNPDILINGTCYIELDTYAKREVAVLYLDGKPESKPGTLLNRVTSDRGKRRVIDSLKRSMHVDDGTAQYYLSISNGDPRAALSQFSSDLRWERQTGLA
- the LOC105792535 gene encoding alpha-crystallin domain-containing protein 22.3 isoform X1; the encoded protein is MSSQGVSSGEGGNDFFENLTTLDLNNEFPRSERTTGETYVPDPMGPTNPGDMLSSPTEENAEAVEKNSPAMIFLPSQSTREVLNEMIDATNNGVALTGAAATGSMGPLIGKVEIGELKDSYYFRVSLPGVSMDKREFNCVIRADGKVTIQGILTTGEQIVSNESGVFRMLTQNLGPPGPFTVSFRLPGPVNNQEVKSHLACGFLEAIVKKM
- the LOC105792535 gene encoding alpha-crystallin domain-containing protein 22.3 isoform X2, with the protein product MASPMRSERTTGETYVPDPMGPTNPGDMLSSPTEENAEAVEKNSPAMIFLPSQSTREVLNEMIDATNNGVALTGAAATGSMGPLIGKVEIGELKDSYYFRVSLPGVSMDKREFNCVIRADGKVTIQGILTTGEQIVSNESGVFRMLTQNLGPPGPFTVSFRLPGPVNNQEVKSHLACGFLEAIVKKM